The sequence GGCTACGTCACCGACCTTCTGTACGTCCACGTTCGAGGCGTCAACACGGCGCTGAAAGAACCGGTACTGCTTGCCGTTCGTGAGGATACCGTACGTGACGTTCTTGTTCATCATGTACGACGACAGCTGTTCTTCGTGCTTGACCGTCAGAGCAGTGTCCGCTCCCTTGGCTTCGAGAAATGCGACTGGCGTTCCTTCCAGAATCAACGCATAATCGACCTTGTAAGTCCGCCCGAACGCCTCGACGGAGTATTCGAGTTGAGTATTTTCCGGAATCTGCCACTCGAGCAAATCTAAAAAATCACGCAGAACAGCGGCTTTGGTGTTGGCCTCATCCATCTGCGGAGAGGAGTCGAGAACGGATTCGGATTGCTCCACGTACTCCCGAATAGCGCTCCTATTCATGTTGTCCTGTCACGTCACGGGGGTAGCTTATCAAACCCTGCGAACGAACGCCCGGGGATCGGCACGTGGTAGGGCCCCGTCTCGAAACAGTATGGTAGTTGATGTATTCACGATGAACAGCCCTGCGACTTGAGTGAGTTTATAACCTTATAGTCCAAATCCGGGCACGTCGGGGAACCTACCGACGCGCGCGGGTAGCCAAGCCAGGAAAAGGCGCAGCGCTTAGGACGCTGTCCCGTAGGGGTCCGCCGGTTCAAATCCGGTCCCGCGCATGAGCGAACGGAGTGAGCGAAGAGCAGGCACGGATTTGTGGCCCAGAGAACGAGCGGAGCGAGTTCTCGTGGTTCAAATCCGGTCCCGCGCAGTGAGGAGCGAAGCGACGAACGAGCAGGACGGGGTGAGCTCTAGAAGACGAACGGAGTGAGTCTTCTTTCGGTTCAAATCCGGTCCCGCAGCCGTATTCGGGGATTCAGCCGCCACACGAGGTTTTATCCTCTGATTGGAGACAAACTGTGGTATGGACCCCGAGGAGATCCGGAACTGGAGCGAACGCTACGACGAGGTCTATGACGGCGGTTTACAGGACATCGAAGAACATCTTCACGAGGCGCTCACCGCCCAGCAGTATCTCACCCGCGACCAACTCGAAGACGTAGTTCGGTGGAAACTGAACGGAATGCCGGGCAGACGAGGTGGAAACCTCGACAGGGTAAGAACGGTCCCTGACCAGTTCGTTCGACGGGTAAGCGAAGCCGCCCTACAGGTTGACGACCCGACTGTGCAGTTGAAGACGCTGAAATCTGTCCCCGGTATCGGGCCAGCGACCGGGACTGTCGTACTAACGTTCTATGATCCCGAGCACTACGGTATCGGTGACCGGTATATCGTCCACGAGCTCTTGGGAGAGGACCGGATCATGCGTGTCACGGACTATCCGGACATCCTGGCAGAACTCCGCGACCGCAATCCCGGCGGGTTCGACCTGCGAACCGTCGAGAAAGCCTACTATCAGCGATACCGGGTCGAGAACGACGTTGGAGACTGGTAGCCCGAAGAAGCGTAGCAACCGGACGCTTCGACTACAAACGCTCACCTACCCCTCCACGAACTCCACACCCCTGATCTCGAATCGCGCGCCGCCCTCATCACTCTCGACAATCCGCACGGACCATCCGTGGGCCTCGACGATCTGCTCGACGATGCTCAACCCGAAGCCGGTTCCCCGCTCCGATGTCGAGTAGCCGGCCTCGAAGACATCGGTGCGTTCGCCCTCGGGAATCCCTGGCCCGTCGTCTTCGACGTAGAAGCCGTCGTCCAGGTCGCCCACGGTGACCGTGACATCCGCGCCGCCGTGCTCGACACTGTCGTCGGATTCCATCCGACTGCTCGTGGAAGCATGTTCCACACTGTTCCGAAACAGGTTCTCGAACAGTTGCTTCAACCGGCCGATGTCGGCCTGAATCGTGCGATCGGTGTCGACGACGAGCGAGGCGTTCGCCGTCTCGACGGTGTCCCAGCACTGGTCGAGTACTGTCTCGAGGGCGACCGGTTCGGGGTCGGTCACTGTAGTCCCCTCCCGAGCGAGTGCGAGGAGGTCCTCGATGAGGGCGTCCATCCGCTCGTGTGCGTGGGCGACGTCCTCCAGGTGGTCACAGTCACAGTTGCGGCGGGCGAGTTCCAGTCGGCCTTCAGCGACGTTTAACGGGTTCCGGAGATCGTGTGAGATGACGCTGGCGAACCGATCGAGGCGCTGATTCTGGTGTTCCAGTTCCTCCGCGTAGGCCTTCCGCTCGGAGATGTCACGACCGATACCGACGAGCCCGTCCATATCGATGTCCTCGCCATGCAGCCGACCGGCCGTGAACTCGTAGGGGATGTGGGTCCCGTCGGCCGTGACGAGGTCGGCCTCGACGACCGCCTGCCCGGTCGTCAGGGCCTCGTCGATCGCGGCCTGTACCCGCGGTCGATCCCCCTCGGCGAAGAACTCGATCACGTGCATCGCGTCGATTTCGTCGCCCGGGCGACCGATGACCGCGGAAAACCGGTCGTTCCACCGGCGGAGAGTCCCATCCTGGCCGACGAGATAGAAGATATCGGGGAGCATCTGAGTCAGTTGCTCGACGAAATCACGCTCCTTTCGGAGTCGTCGCTTCTGTTCGACCTGTTCGGAGATATCCTGGCCGAAGCCACACAGTCGTTCGACGCGCCCCTCCTCGTCGGTGATGACGGTCGCATCGAACCGATACGGGACGAGGCTCCCGTCCTTCGTGCGGAACTCGGCCTCCGCAGTGACGGTGCCGGTCTCTAGGAGTTCCTGGATCTTCTCGGCGATGTACTCCTGTTCGTCGTCGGGGAAGAACTCGGTCGCGTGCATCCCGATCGCTTCCTGGGGACGATACCCCGTCACGGAGCCATCCGTGTCGCTCCAGTCGGTGACGTAGCCCTCGGTGTCGAGCACCCAGTAACACTCCAGCACGCTGTCGAGGACGATTTCGTTGAACGCTTGCTGCTTGCGGAGTCGTTGCTCGCTCCGCTTCCGGTCCGTGATATCGCGAAGCACGCCGACGAATCGCCGCTCGCCGTTCCATTCGAACTCGCTGACGGAGACCGAGGTCGTGAGTTCGTGTCCCTCCTCGTGGCGCACCGGCAGTTCCGCCGCGTTCCAGTCGAGCGTTCGTTCCCCCGTCGCGAGATACCGGTCGACGGCGGCGAGATGGTCGTCGCGATAGCGGGCGGGCATCAGCGTGGTCAGGGGTTCACCGACGAGCGACTCGGGATCGTAGCCGAACGACTCCTCGACGGCGGGGTTCGCAAACCGGATCGTGCTCTCGGCGTCGATGGCGATGATCGCGTCCGTCGAGTTGGTCGTGATCGCTTCGAGGCGCGCACGGGTGCGTTCGGATGCCTGAATGTCCCGCCACTCCTCGACGGCGGTTTCCACCCGGCGGGCGAGCGTCGAGAGCCCCTCGTCGACGCTCTCGTGCCGGAGATAATCGGTGACGCCCGCCGAGATGGCTTTGCTCGCGACCGCTTCGCCCCCCGCGTCGGTGAAGAGGATAAAGGGGAGGTCCGGATGGGTCTCGCGGACGGCGGAGAGAAACGCGAGGCCGTCCCGGTGGGGCAACGCGTACGCCGAGACGATGCAGTCGACACCGGTCTCGGCGAGTCGCTCGAGCCCGTCGGCGGCGGTGGTCGCCGTCGAGACCTCGAAGCGGTCGTCAGCGCGTTCGAGGGCGACCGCAACCGATTCGGGATCGGGAGCGACGTGGAGGATGTGGTGGCTACCGGGTGGCGGGCTCATCGATGGTACGGTTATCGGTAGTGTCGGATCAGCTATAAGTGTCGTGGTCGGTCGCCCGAGCGTCTCGATACCGGCCGGGACGCCGCGTTCGAAGCCCTTTGGCTGGTGCTATTAGTGTGTTTCCGGGAAAGCCACGCGTGGACACTGTC comes from Haloplanus sp. XH21 and encodes:
- a CDS encoding PAS domain S-box protein yields the protein MSPPPGSHHILHVAPDPESVAVALERADDRFEVSTATTAADGLERLAETGVDCIVSAYALPHRDGLAFLSAVRETHPDLPFILFTDAGGEAVASKAISAGVTDYLRHESVDEGLSTLARRVETAVEEWRDIQASERTRARLEAITTNSTDAIIAIDAESTIRFANPAVEESFGYDPESLVGEPLTTLMPARYRDDHLAAVDRYLATGERTLDWNAAELPVRHEEGHELTTSVSVSEFEWNGERRFVGVLRDITDRKRSEQRLRKQQAFNEIVLDSVLECYWVLDTEGYVTDWSDTDGSVTGYRPQEAIGMHATEFFPDDEQEYIAEKIQELLETGTVTAEAEFRTKDGSLVPYRFDATVITDEEGRVERLCGFGQDISEQVEQKRRLRKERDFVEQLTQMLPDIFYLVGQDGTLRRWNDRFSAVIGRPGDEIDAMHVIEFFAEGDRPRVQAAIDEALTTGQAVVEADLVTADGTHIPYEFTAGRLHGEDIDMDGLVGIGRDISERKAYAEELEHQNQRLDRFASVISHDLRNPLNVAEGRLELARRNCDCDHLEDVAHAHERMDALIEDLLALAREGTTVTDPEPVALETVLDQCWDTVETANASLVVDTDRTIQADIGRLKQLFENLFRNSVEHASTSSRMESDDSVEHGGADVTVTVGDLDDGFYVEDDGPGIPEGERTDVFEAGYSTSERGTGFGLSIVEQIVEAHGWSVRIVESDEGGARFEIRGVEFVEG